Proteins from a single region of Aureibacter tunicatorum:
- a CDS encoding YigZ family protein — MAAEDTFLTLAKESEGFYKEKGSKFIAFAYPVRSEDDIKERLDALRKKYYDARHHCYAWVLGRHQDKFRANDDGEPGHSAGDPILGQIKSNNLTNTLIVVIRYFGGTKLGVSGLINAYKVSAAEAIEENEIIEEIVKETLNFSFDYIKMNDVMKIIKDFDLEILNQVFEMNCEFSLLIREAVIQEVKAKLEKIETLNFIEEE; from the coding sequence ATGGCAGCAGAAGATACTTTTTTAACACTGGCGAAAGAATCGGAAGGATTCTATAAAGAAAAAGGAAGCAAATTTATCGCATTCGCATACCCAGTAAGAAGCGAGGACGATATCAAAGAAAGACTCGACGCGCTTCGAAAAAAATATTACGACGCAAGGCATCACTGCTACGCTTGGGTGCTTGGAAGACATCAAGACAAGTTTAGAGCTAATGATGATGGAGAGCCAGGCCATTCTGCCGGGGACCCAATATTAGGCCAAATCAAATCCAATAACCTTACAAATACACTCATAGTCGTCATAAGGTACTTCGGAGGAACCAAACTAGGCGTTTCAGGCCTTATCAATGCATATAAAGTATCCGCCGCTGAAGCTATTGAAGAGAATGAAATCATTGAAGAGATCGTAAAAGAGACCTTGAACTTCTCTTTCGATTACATCAAAATGAATGACGTAATGAAAATCATCAAGGATTTTGATCTTGAAATACTAAATCAAGTTTTCGAGATGAATTGCGAATTCAGCCTATTGATTAGAGAAGCGGTAATACAAGAAGTCAAAGCAAAACTTGAAAAAATAGAAACTCTTAACTTTATAGAAGAGGAATAA
- a CDS encoding Hsp20/alpha crystallin family protein produces MSLIKRRNGFLSDIPSIYDNLIGKDLFDFGNSAQGTLPSVNVKDNKEEYVLEVAAPGLKKDDFHIEIHHNLLTVSSEKKQSKEEKDDNFTRKEFHYSSFKRTFSLPDTIKGDEIKAGYNDGILEITIPKKTEVIKEGGRKIEIE; encoded by the coding sequence ATGTCACTTATCAAGAGAAGAAACGGTTTTTTGTCTGACATTCCTTCGATTTATGATAATTTGATAGGAAAAGACTTGTTTGACTTTGGCAATTCCGCTCAGGGAACTTTGCCTTCAGTCAATGTTAAGGATAATAAAGAAGAGTACGTGCTGGAAGTTGCCGCTCCCGGCTTGAAAAAAGATGATTTTCATATAGAAATCCATCATAATTTGCTGACAGTATCCTCTGAGAAAAAACAAAGCAAAGAAGAGAAAGATGATAATTTTACAAGAAAAGAATTTCATTACTCTTCATTTAAAAGAACATTCTCGTTGCCGGATACGATCAAGGGGGATGAGATTAAGGCCGGCTATAATGATGGTATTTTGGAAATCACTATTCCAAAGAAAACAGAGGTCATTAAAGAAGGCGGAAGAAAAATTGAAATAGAATAG
- a CDS encoding S9 family peptidase, giving the protein MKAPQAQKIAKELNSHDHIRIDHYYWMNDRENPDVIEYLNQENDFTEHTLTHTKGLQKTLYDEMVGRIKQTDMSVPYFYHGYYYFARYEEGKEYPIYSRKKDSLDNDEEIMLDVNELAKDQSYYQIGAYEVSPNNKLLAYAEDTVSRRIYDIRFKNLETGEILEDKLANNGTSLAWSNDNEHIFYTIKDETLRTAKIYRHKLGTDQKNDVLIFEENDDTFYTFVYQSKSRNYIVIGSTSTMTSEYQILDANNPLGEFQIIQPRTRGLEYGIYDYKDELFILTNHEAKNFRLMKTPISNPSLENWTEVLAHRENVLLEDLDIFENFMVLSERENGLTQLRVISSDNHVDYYIPFEEEVFMASSSLNPEYNTDIFRFGYGSLTTPSSVFDFDMKTKDRTLLKQQEVVGGYDPKEYHAERKYVTTRDGVKVPLSLVYKKSLKADSNDLLLYGYGSYGSSMDPYFSSARLSLLDRGFVFAIAHIRGGEEMGREWYENGKLHNKMNTFNDFIDCGDFLISEGYTTKEKLYAMGGSAGGMLMGVIVNERPELFNGVVAQVPFVDCVTTMLDDSIPLTTGEYDEWGNPNEKEYYETILSYSPYDNIKEHDYPAMLVTSGLHDSQVQYWEPTKWVAKLRDHNTGSKPILLMTNMETGHSGASGRFESFKEIALEYAFLIDLTNK; this is encoded by the coding sequence ATGAAAGCACCTCAAGCTCAAAAAATAGCAAAAGAATTAAATTCACATGATCATATAAGAATCGATCACTACTACTGGATGAATGACAGGGAAAATCCAGATGTCATAGAATATTTAAATCAAGAAAACGATTTCACAGAGCACACTCTAACCCACACCAAGGGTCTTCAAAAAACACTATACGACGAAATGGTCGGTCGCATCAAGCAAACTGACATGTCAGTCCCATATTTCTATCATGGCTATTACTACTTTGCCAGATACGAAGAAGGCAAAGAATACCCTATTTACAGTCGCAAAAAAGATTCATTGGACAATGATGAAGAAATCATGCTTGATGTCAATGAACTTGCTAAAGATCAAAGCTATTATCAGATTGGAGCTTATGAAGTCAGCCCAAACAACAAACTTCTCGCCTATGCGGAAGACACTGTCAGCCGAAGAATTTACGATATTAGATTCAAAAATCTAGAGACTGGCGAAATACTAGAAGACAAACTCGCCAATAATGGCACTTCATTGGCTTGGTCGAATGACAATGAGCATATATTCTATACCATCAAAGATGAAACGCTTAGAACCGCGAAAATTTACAGACATAAGCTAGGCACAGATCAAAAAAATGACGTTTTGATATTTGAAGAAAATGACGATACTTTTTACACCTTCGTCTATCAATCAAAATCTCGAAACTACATTGTCATCGGCTCTACAAGCACTATGACTTCCGAATATCAAATACTTGACGCCAACAATCCATTAGGCGAGTTTCAAATAATCCAACCCCGCACAAGAGGATTGGAATACGGCATTTATGACTACAAAGACGAGTTATTCATACTCACCAATCATGAAGCCAAGAACTTTCGTCTTATGAAAACACCCATCTCCAATCCTTCGCTGGAAAACTGGACTGAAGTGCTTGCGCATAGAGAAAATGTATTGCTGGAAGATCTTGACATCTTTGAGAACTTCATGGTTCTCTCAGAAAGAGAAAATGGCTTAACTCAATTAAGAGTGATCAGCTCTGACAACCATGTTGACTATTACATACCTTTCGAGGAAGAAGTATTCATGGCCAGCAGTTCGTTAAATCCCGAATACAATACAGACATTTTCCGATTTGGCTATGGATCTCTTACCACTCCAAGCTCTGTCTTTGACTTTGACATGAAAACCAAAGACAGAACTTTGCTGAAACAACAAGAAGTCGTTGGGGGCTACGATCCAAAAGAATATCATGCGGAGAGAAAGTACGTCACAACTAGAGATGGTGTGAAAGTTCCGCTTTCATTAGTTTATAAAAAATCATTAAAGGCGGATTCCAATGATTTATTGCTTTACGGCTACGGCTCCTATGGATCCTCAATGGACCCTTATTTCAGTTCTGCCAGATTAAGCTTACTCGACAGAGGCTTTGTATTTGCTATTGCTCATATCAGAGGCGGAGAGGAAATGGGCCGAGAATGGTATGAAAACGGCAAACTTCACAATAAGATGAATACTTTCAATGACTTCATCGACTGCGGAGACTTCTTAATTTCTGAAGGATACACTACCAAAGAAAAGCTTTACGCCATGGGAGGAAGCGCTGGAGGAATGCTTATGGGCGTTATTGTCAACGAAAGACCCGAGTTATTCAATGGAGTCGTTGCTCAAGTTCCGTTTGTCGACTGCGTCACCACAATGCTGGACGATTCAATACCTCTTACAACTGGAGAATACGATGAATGGGGGAATCCGAATGAAAAAGAATACTACGAGACGATACTCAGCTACTCTCCTTATGACAATATCAAAGAGCATGATTACCCTGCAATGCTTGTAACATCAGGCCTGCATGACAGTCAAGTCCAATACTGGGAACCCACCAAATGGGTGGCGAAACTAAGAGACCACAATACTGGATCAAAGCCAATCTTACTGATGACCAATATGGAGACTGGCCATAGTGGCGCTTCAGGAAGGTTTGAATCGTTCAAAGAAATCGCATTGGAATATGCATTCTTGATTGATCTTACGAATAAGTAA
- a CDS encoding superoxide dismutase, which yields MAFELPQLPYAFDALEPHFDALTMEIHHDRHHAAYVGKLNDAIAGTDAENLSLEEIIKNISKYPAGVRNNGGGHFNHSLFWTVLSPNGGGEPTGALAEAINAKFGSFENLKTEFNNAAATRFGSGWAWLCVKAGGELCVCSTPNQDNPLMDIADCPATPILGLDVWEHAYYLKYQNKRPDYIGAFWNVVNWEEVSKRFEEAK from the coding sequence ATGGCATTCGAATTACCACAATTACCTTACGCTTTCGACGCGTTGGAGCCTCACTTCGACGCTTTGACTATGGAAATCCACCATGACAGACATCACGCTGCTTATGTTGGCAAACTTAATGACGCGATCGCTGGAACTGATGCTGAAAACTTGTCTTTGGAAGAAATCATCAAAAACATCAGCAAATACCCTGCGGGCGTAAGAAATAATGGTGGCGGTCATTTCAACCACTCTTTGTTCTGGACTGTTCTTTCTCCAAACGGAGGAGGCGAGCCTACTGGAGCTCTAGCTGAAGCTATCAACGCTAAATTCGGATCTTTCGAAAATTTGAAAACTGAATTCAACAATGCTGCTGCTACAAGATTCGGTTCAGGTTGGGCTTGGCTTTGCGTTAAAGCTGGCGGAGAGCTTTGCGTATGCTCTACTCCAAACCAAGACAACCCATTGATGGATATCGCTGACTGCCCAGCAACTCCTATTTTAGGTCTTGATGTATGGGAGCACGCGTACTACTTGAAGTACCAAAACAAGCGTCCTGACTACATCGGTGCATTCTGGAATGTAGTTAATTGGGAAGAGGTTTCTAAAAGATTTGAAGAAGCTAAATAA
- a CDS encoding nucleoside deaminase — protein sequence MSLSVQGDEYFMQEAFKEALKAYDANEIPVGAVIVCNNKIIARAHNQTEQLTDVTAHAEMLAITAAANYLGAKYLTDCSLYVTLEPCVMCAGALNWAQLKRIVYATEDPSRGFNRLSENIVHPKAKIEKGPMQQQCKALLDDFFSKLRKK from the coding sequence ATGAGCTTAAGCGTACAAGGAGATGAATACTTCATGCAAGAAGCATTTAAAGAAGCTTTGAAAGCATATGATGCCAACGAAATTCCTGTGGGAGCCGTCATTGTATGCAATAACAAGATCATAGCAAGAGCCCACAATCAAACTGAGCAGCTAACAGACGTCACCGCACATGCGGAGATGTTGGCCATAACTGCCGCTGCGAATTATTTGGGAGCGAAATACCTCACAGACTGTTCGCTTTACGTAACGCTTGAGCCATGCGTGATGTGTGCCGGCGCTCTGAATTGGGCTCAACTCAAAAGGATTGTTTACGCTACGGAAGACCCTTCACGAGGATTCAATAGGTTGAGTGAAAATATCGTTCATCCAAAAGCGAAGATCGAAAAAGGCCCAATGCAGCAACAATGCAAAGCCTTGCTGGATGACTTTTTCAGTAAATTGCGAAAAAAATAA
- a CDS encoding elongator complex protein 3 — MIKLKTRHYNIPIFIPELACPHQCVFCDQRKISGQDSQPTPQEVSKIIDSYLQTMKSDYKEVEVAFFGGSFTGIDKELQIEYLKVVQPYIRSGEVNGIRVSTRPDYIDKQILETLKRFGVKSIELGAQSLDAEVLKKSGRGHSVSDVESAANMIKAEGFELGLQMMIGLPEDSKEKTIFTAKRIVELGADTTRIYPTLVIQGTALERLFVKGRYEPLTISQAVCWTKEVVRIFQSAGVKILRVGLHPSEEISEKGSLVCGPYHQSFREMVDTAIWEGIFKNDSNIIKGGRELLLFVSRSQLNYAVGYKGANKIMLSRKFSKVKFVGCSEINGLDYKAELIDF; from the coding sequence GTGATTAAGTTGAAAACAAGGCATTATAATATTCCGATTTTTATACCAGAATTAGCATGTCCTCATCAGTGTGTTTTTTGCGATCAAAGAAAAATATCAGGGCAAGATTCTCAACCAACTCCTCAAGAAGTGTCAAAAATAATAGATAGCTATCTTCAGACAATGAAGTCGGATTATAAAGAAGTCGAAGTGGCTTTTTTTGGAGGTAGTTTCACGGGTATTGATAAGGAGTTGCAAATCGAGTATTTAAAAGTAGTGCAACCGTATATTCGATCCGGGGAAGTAAATGGGATTCGTGTTTCAACCCGCCCTGATTATATAGATAAACAGATTCTTGAGACTTTAAAGCGTTTTGGAGTCAAGAGTATAGAGCTGGGAGCGCAATCCTTGGATGCTGAAGTTTTGAAGAAATCGGGAAGAGGGCATTCAGTTTCGGATGTGGAGTCTGCTGCGAATATGATCAAAGCTGAGGGTTTTGAGCTTGGATTGCAAATGATGATAGGACTGCCTGAAGATTCCAAAGAAAAAACAATTTTCACGGCGAAGAGGATTGTAGAGTTGGGGGCCGATACGACAAGAATTTATCCTACGCTCGTGATTCAGGGGACTGCTTTGGAGCGACTGTTTGTGAAAGGACGCTATGAGCCCTTGACTATAAGTCAAGCTGTTTGTTGGACTAAGGAGGTTGTGAGAATATTTCAAAGTGCTGGAGTGAAGATTCTTAGGGTAGGACTTCATCCTTCGGAAGAAATTTCTGAAAAAGGAAGCTTGGTATGCGGACCGTACCATCAGTCGTTTAGAGAAATGGTTGATACTGCGATATGGGAAGGAATTTTTAAAAATGATTCCAATATTATCAAAGGAGGAAGAGAACTGTTGCTATTCGTTTCTCGAAGCCAGTTGAATTATGCTGTTGGATATAAAGGGGCAAATAAGATTATGCTTTCACGGAAATTTTCAAAAGTGAAGTTTGTAGGTTGTTCTGAAATTAATGGACTGGATTACAAGGCGGAATTGATCGATTTTTAG
- the fumC gene encoding class II fumarate hydratase: protein MEDYRIEKDTIGDVEVPADKYWGAQTQRSRMNFKIGGDSMRMPKQIIKAFAVLKKAAAITNLELGTLDAEKEKLISQVCDEISSGSLDDHFPLVVWQTGSGTQSNMNVNEVIANRAHVISGGALTDTEKVIHPNDDVNKSQSSNDTFPTAMSIASYKAVVEDLFPKLGYLINAISQKSDEFKDIVKIGRTHTMDATPITLGMEFSGYLAQLQHAKKAIENTLPHVSELALGGTAVGTGLNTPNGYADKVAENIASLTGLPFKTAPNKFEALAAKDAMVELHGALKQLAVSLMKIGNDIRFLGSGPRSGLAEIILPANEPGSSIMPGKVNPTQCEALTMVAAQVMGNDVSVSVGGSNGHFELNVFKPMIIYNVLNSIRLLADSCESFTKHCVVGIQPNDLRIKDNLDKSLMLITALNTHIGYEKAAQIAKKAYKENKSLKESALELGLLTEDEFNLWVDPTKMLGNSEK from the coding sequence ATGGAAGACTATAGAATTGAAAAAGATACCATAGGGGATGTTGAAGTTCCCGCTGATAAATATTGGGGAGCGCAGACTCAAAGATCCAGAATGAATTTCAAGATTGGCGGAGATAGCATGCGAATGCCAAAGCAAATCATCAAAGCCTTCGCAGTATTGAAAAAAGCGGCTGCGATAACTAATCTTGAATTGGGAACGCTTGATGCTGAGAAAGAAAAATTGATCTCTCAGGTTTGCGATGAGATATCTTCCGGGAGTTTGGATGATCACTTTCCTTTAGTGGTTTGGCAAACAGGGTCAGGCACTCAATCCAATATGAATGTGAATGAAGTCATAGCGAATAGAGCTCATGTTATTTCTGGAGGCGCTTTGACTGATACTGAGAAAGTCATTCATCCCAATGATGATGTGAATAAAAGCCAGTCTTCTAATGACACTTTTCCTACGGCGATGTCCATAGCTTCTTATAAGGCAGTTGTTGAAGATTTGTTTCCGAAACTAGGTTATTTGATCAATGCTATTTCTCAAAAATCTGACGAATTTAAAGATATCGTTAAGATCGGTCGCACACATACGATGGACGCGACGCCGATTACGTTGGGAATGGAGTTCTCAGGATATTTAGCTCAATTGCAACATGCGAAAAAAGCCATTGAGAATACATTGCCTCACGTTTCGGAGCTTGCATTGGGGGGAACTGCTGTTGGTACCGGCTTGAATACACCTAATGGGTATGCTGATAAAGTAGCGGAAAATATTGCTTCATTGACAGGTTTGCCTTTCAAGACTGCTCCGAATAAATTCGAAGCTTTGGCGGCAAAAGACGCTATGGTTGAGTTGCATGGCGCTTTAAAGCAACTGGCTGTGTCATTGATGAAAATTGGCAATGACATTCGCTTTTTGGGGTCTGGTCCGCGCTCAGGATTGGCTGAGATAATTTTACCCGCGAACGAACCAGGTTCTTCCATTATGCCGGGGAAAGTAAATCCTACTCAATGCGAGGCATTGACGATGGTAGCGGCTCAAGTGATGGGCAATGATGTTTCTGTTTCTGTTGGAGGTTCGAATGGACATTTTGAACTGAATGTTTTCAAGCCGATGATTATATATAATGTATTGAATTCTATCCGATTGTTGGCCGACTCTTGCGAGTCCTTTACTAAGCACTGTGTTGTGGGTATTCAACCAAATGATCTAAGAATTAAAGACAACTTGGATAAGTCATTGATGTTGATAACTGCATTGAATACGCATATTGGATATGAAAAAGCTGCGCAGATTGCTAAAAAGGCTTATAAGGAAAATAAATCGCTGAAAGAATCCGCGTTGGAACTTGGATTATTGACAGAAGATGAGTTTAATTTATGGGTTGATCCTACGAAGATGCTAGGAAATTCTGAAAAATAA
- a CDS encoding Ezrin/radixin/moesin family protein, with protein MMKKVILAIGLLFAIGLFGQSAQAQSLSKKEKKEWKKKLKSLTPEAYKQLTEDYAALKSKITDLDNQVDDLEGQLSDKSSELARKNNRISDLEDQLSSASASSSSTGSSKSGSKVDMNGIVFKVQIGAFRKKDLSKYFDNNENFGGEYGDDGEQKITLGVFRDYWEANTFKKYLREMGVKDAWIVSYKDGKRVPIKDVLEGVMK; from the coding sequence ATGATGAAAAAAGTAATTTTAGCGATCGGTTTACTTTTTGCCATTGGACTTTTTGGACAAAGTGCCCAAGCGCAAAGCTTAAGCAAGAAAGAGAAAAAAGAGTGGAAGAAGAAACTTAAAAGTTTAACTCCGGAAGCTTACAAGCAACTTACTGAGGATTACGCAGCTTTGAAGAGCAAAATCACTGACTTGGACAATCAAGTGGATGATTTGGAAGGTCAGCTAAGCGATAAATCTTCTGAATTGGCAAGAAAAAACAATAGAATCAGCGACTTGGAAGATCAATTGTCGTCTGCGAGCGCATCATCTTCATCAACAGGATCGTCGAAGTCTGGATCGAAAGTGGATATGAATGGTATCGTATTCAAAGTTCAGATTGGAGCGTTTAGAAAGAAAGATTTGTCTAAGTACTTTGATAATAATGAGAACTTCGGCGGCGAGTACGGTGACGACGGCGAGCAAAAAATCACTTTGGGTGTTTTCAGAGATTACTGGGAAGCTAATACTTTCAAGAAGTACTTGAGAGAAATGGGTGTGAAAGACGCTTGGATTGTTTCTTACAAAGATGGAAAAAGAGTTCCTATCAAGGATGTTTTAGAAGGAGTGATGAAGTAA
- a CDS encoding (Fe-S)-binding protein — MGKSTSNKSKGDEARLRLRNMLMVALGQKKMFKRLIPATLHLAVYLGFLLINIEVLEIVLDGMLGTHRLFLSWMGEVYGMMINFFEFLAVLVIVACLVFIVRRHVLKVARFQSSEMRRWPKVDALLILLFEIALMIAILVMNGADQALQARGVLGYHHTGILFFSHLLVPIFQGLDTSMLIVIERVAWWLHIVGILSFGYYITYSKHLHLALAFPATFWARLMSQGKMINMDEVTTEVQSMLGLETSNEVAGEVPRLGAKDVEDLTRKNLLDAYSCSECGRCTSVCPANMTGKKLSPRKILMDTRDRMEEKGKEIKQGIVSKKALLGDFITAEEINACTTCNACTEACPINLNPLEIILGLRRYAAMEESSSPAQWNQMYSNIETSFSPWKFPAQDRFKWKDDLK; from the coding sequence ATGGGAAAATCAACTTCAAACAAGTCGAAGGGGGATGAAGCAAGGCTTCGGTTGAGAAATATGCTGATGGTGGCTTTGGGACAAAAAAAGATGTTTAAGCGTTTGATACCTGCAACGTTGCACTTGGCTGTTTATTTAGGCTTTTTGCTGATCAATATCGAGGTCTTGGAAATTGTATTGGATGGCATGCTTGGTACGCACAGGCTATTTCTCTCATGGATGGGAGAAGTTTATGGCATGATGATTAATTTTTTTGAGTTTTTGGCTGTGTTAGTAATTGTAGCATGTTTGGTTTTTATAGTTCGAAGACATGTGTTGAAAGTCGCTAGGTTCCAAAGTTCGGAAATGAGAAGATGGCCCAAAGTCGATGCCTTGTTGATTTTACTTTTCGAAATAGCTTTGATGATTGCAATATTGGTTATGAACGGGGCTGATCAAGCTCTTCAGGCTAGAGGTGTTCTCGGTTATCATCATACAGGAATATTATTTTTCAGCCATTTGCTGGTTCCCATTTTTCAAGGTTTGGACACTTCCATGTTGATTGTCATTGAGCGAGTGGCTTGGTGGTTGCATATCGTCGGAATACTTTCATTTGGTTATTATATCACTTATTCGAAGCATCTTCATTTGGCTTTGGCATTTCCAGCTACATTTTGGGCTAGGTTGATGTCTCAAGGGAAAATGATAAATATGGATGAAGTGACAACTGAAGTGCAGTCCATGTTGGGTTTGGAGACTTCGAATGAAGTCGCTGGTGAAGTGCCTCGATTGGGGGCTAAAGATGTGGAAGACTTGACAAGAAAGAATTTATTGGATGCTTACTCATGCTCTGAATGCGGAAGATGCACGTCGGTTTGTCCTGCGAATATGACTGGAAAGAAATTGTCTCCACGTAAAATTTTAATGGACACGAGGGATCGAATGGAGGAAAAAGGCAAAGAAATAAAGCAGGGCATTGTTTCGAAAAAAGCTCTGTTGGGTGATTTTATAACAGCCGAGGAAATAAATGCCTGCACCACTTGCAATGCCTGCACAGAGGCTTGTCCTATTAATTTAAATCCTTTGGAGATAATTCTAGGTCTCCGCAGATACGCTGCGATGGAAGAGTCGTCTTCTCCAGCTCAATGGAATCAGATGTATTCCAATATAGAGACTTCTTTTTCACCTTGGAAGTTTCCAGCGCAAGATCGCTTTAAGTGGAAGGATGATTTGAAGTAA
- a CDS encoding (Fe-S)-binding protein produces the protein MEVPTMKAMAAEGKQPEVLFWVGCAGSFDDRYKKVTISMIKILNAIGVEYAVLGDEEMCTGDPARRAGNEFLYQMQATQNIQTLNAYKVSKIVTACPHCFNIFKNEYPDIGGNYDVLHHSQYLQELIDGGRLKLEDNKPFKGKKITFHDSCYLGRGNDVYEAPRAVIEALDMELVEMKRSRKNGMCCGAGGAQIFKDAESGNNEVHFERAKQACGTNTEMVGVACPFCMLMLRDGMKNENSDMEVKDIAEIVYESMNENKEKA, from the coding sequence ATGGAAGTACCTACTATGAAGGCTATGGCTGCCGAAGGAAAACAGCCTGAAGTATTGTTTTGGGTTGGTTGTGCCGGATCTTTTGATGACAGATACAAGAAAGTCACTATTTCAATGATCAAAATACTTAATGCTATCGGTGTAGAGTATGCAGTATTGGGAGATGAGGAAATGTGCACAGGAGATCCTGCAAGAAGAGCCGGTAATGAATTTTTGTACCAAATGCAGGCTACGCAAAATATACAAACTTTGAATGCATACAAAGTTAGTAAGATTGTGACCGCATGTCCCCATTGTTTCAATATATTCAAGAATGAATATCCGGATATTGGAGGAAATTACGATGTGCTTCACCATTCGCAGTATTTGCAGGAATTAATCGATGGAGGAAGGTTGAAACTGGAAGATAACAAGCCTTTTAAAGGTAAAAAAATCACATTTCACGATTCTTGCTATCTAGGGCGAGGCAATGATGTGTATGAGGCTCCTAGGGCTGTTATTGAGGCTTTGGATATGGAATTGGTGGAGATGAAAAGATCTCGTAAAAATGGGATGTGTTGTGGCGCTGGCGGCGCGCAAATTTTCAAGGATGCTGAAAGTGGAAACAATGAAGTTCACTTTGAAAGAGCGAAGCAAGCTTGTGGAACAAATACTGAGATGGTTGGAGTAGCTTGTCCATTTTGCATGTTGATGCTTAGAGATGGAATGAAGAATGAAAATTCAGACATGGAAGTGAAAGATATCGCTGAGATCGTCTATGAATCAATGAATGAAAATAAAGAAAAGGCATAG
- a CDS encoding aspartate-semialdehyde dehydrogenase: protein MRIAVVGATGLVGGEILKVLDERNFQFDELMLVASARSAGKKMEYKGVEYTIISMEDAVAAKPDIAIFSAGGGTSLEWAPKFAEAGTTVVDNSSAWRMNPANKLIVPEINASSLTKEDKIIANPNCSTIQMVLALAPLHEKYGLKRVVVSTYQSVTGTGKAAVDQLTNERNGVEGEMAYPHKIDMNVLPHIDVFMDNGYTKEEMKMTNETMKILEDDQVKVTATTVRLPVVGGHAEAINAEFKNDFDVAEVRSILEGTEGIIIEDDPANNVYPMPINAHNKNEVFVGRIRRDESQANTLNMWVVADNLRKGAATNAVQIAEYLVKNELV, encoded by the coding sequence ATGAGAATCGCAGTAGTTGGGGCTACCGGTCTAGTCGGTGGCGAAATCCTTAAGGTCCTAGATGAAAGAAACTTCCAATTCGACGAGCTAATGCTAGTAGCTTCAGCTCGTAGCGCAGGGAAGAAAATGGAATATAAAGGCGTGGAATATACTATTATTAGCATGGAAGACGCTGTTGCAGCCAAGCCTGACATTGCTATTTTTTCAGCTGGAGGAGGAACATCTTTGGAGTGGGCTCCAAAATTCGCGGAAGCGGGAACTACAGTAGTTGATAATTCCTCAGCTTGGAGAATGAATCCGGCTAATAAGCTTATCGTTCCTGAAATCAATGCTTCATCTTTAACAAAAGAAGATAAAATCATTGCCAACCCTAACTGCTCCACAATTCAAATGGTTCTAGCTTTGGCTCCTCTTCATGAAAAATATGGCTTGAAGAGAGTTGTTGTTTCGACATACCAATCAGTAACAGGAACAGGAAAAGCAGCCGTAGACCAGTTGACAAATGAGAGAAATGGCGTAGAAGGAGAAATGGCTTATCCTCATAAGATTGACATGAACGTATTGCCTCATATCGATGTATTCATGGACAATGGCTATACAAAAGAGGAAATGAAAATGACCAACGAAACTATGAAAATCCTTGAGGATGATCAGGTGAAAGTTACGGCAACTACAGTAAGATTACCGGTAGTTGGAGGTCATGCGGAAGCTATCAACGCGGAGTTTAAAAATGATTTTGACGTAGCAGAGGTTCGATCTATTCTAGAAGGCACAGAAGGCATTATCATTGAAGATGATCCTGCAAATAATGTTTACCCTATGCCTATCAACGCTCACAACAAAAACGAAGTGTTTGTTGGAAGAATCCGAAGAGACGAATCTCAAGCAAATACGCTTAATATGTGGGTAGTTGCCGACAACTTAAGAAAAGGAGCTGCCACCAACGCTGTTCAAATAGCTGAATATCTAGTAAAAAACGAGCTTGTATAA